DNA from Neosynechococcus sphagnicola sy1:
ACAGCGGCTAAACCCATACTCAAACTTGCTCCGCTAGTGACAACCTTTTTGCCTGAGCGTGACACCATGATGATTCCCCGTTGAATTTCCGCATCAGCGATCGCTTTCAGGATGCTTCAAATCTGTGCCATACCGCCATCAACAAATAACTCAATGCCGTTCACAAAGCTGCTGTCGTCTGAAGCGAGAAAGACAACGGCTTTGGCAATTTCATCGGGTGTGCCGACTCTTCCCAGCGGAATCGTGCTGGCTTGGCTATCCACAAATGCCTGCAACTGCTCATCACTCAGTCCCAGGTGGTCATAACCAGGAGTTGGCACTACGCCAGGACTGATGGCGTTCACCCGGATCTGACGCCCTTTGAGATCGAGTGTCCAATTACGGGCAAACGATCGCACGGCGGCTTTAGTGGCGCTGTAAACGCTAAAGGCTGGAGTGCCTTTGATGGAAGTAATTGAGGCATTCAGGATGATGGAAGCACCGTCTGGCAGCAATGGCAACGCCTTTTGCACGGTGAACAGCACACCTTTGACGTTGATGTTGAACGTTTTGTCAAAGTGTTCTTCGGTGATTGATCCGAGGGGGGTCGATTTCGCCAACGCCAGCATTGGCAAACACTACATCGAGATGGCCTCGCTCTTGCTCGATCGTAGCAAACAAGCGATCGAGGTCTGCCAAATTAGAAACATCGCTTTGCACACCCCTGATGTTTTCGCCGATCGCGTTCACCGCAGCATCCAATTCAGCTTGACGACGACCTGTGATGAAGACATACGCTCCTTCAGCAACAAAATGTTTGGCAGTGGCAAGACCGATACCACTGTTACCACCCGTGACAAGAGCGACCTTTCCTTTTAGTTTGTTCATAGGATTAAACCTCGTGAGAATTCTAAGCTTGTGTGAATTATTTCTCTGTTGAGAGCAGTACAGACCAGTTAACTTGGGTGTAGGGTGTGAGGTGTTAGGTGTAAAGAATGCAAATGAGAAGTGCTAAATTTGCACTTGCGGCTTCATAGCTTTGAAAACAACAGATTTAACCCTTCAGTCATCGTTGGGTGAGTCAACACACCATCGCGCAGAACCGTGTAGGACATCTGAGCTTGCATCACCATTTGCACCGTTGAAATCATTTCACCCGCTGCATGACACAAGAGGGAACACCCAAGAATATGTCCTGTCTCACTATCCACGATCGCCTTCAACAGTCCCTCAGTTCGACCCGAAGTTCTCGCTCTGGGAATCGCTGCGGCTTCCAGTTTTGCGACACGAATCGCATATCCTTGTTGCTGCGCTGCGGCTTCGGTCAGACCCACTTGCGCCAGTTCTGGATCAATGAAGAGGCAAGAAGGAACTAAGCGATCGCGGCTGCTACGCTTACCGCCATCAATCAAATTTGATTTGACAATGCGATAATCATCCAGTGAGATGTGTGTATATTGCGGTCCCCGATTGATATCGCCTAACGCCCAAATTCCCGGTATGTTTGTTTCCAGGTGATCGTTGACTGGAATGAATCCACTTGCATCTTTTACGACACCCGCAGCGGCTAAGTTCAGAGAATCGGTAGTTGGCGCACGACCCACAGCGACCAGCAAATGTGAGCCTTGCAGGTGTATTGCTCGATCTGCAGATCGTATCTGAAGTTTAGTTGCATTGCCAATGCGCTCAGCGCCCAACACCGTTGCCTTGAGCAGGAATTCAACCCCCTCTTGTTCCAGCAAGGTTTGAACGGCGATCGCGATATCAGGATCTTGTGAGGACAGAATTTGTTCGCGTTGTCCAATCACGGTAACACGAGAGCCAAAGCGCCGAAACATCTGGGCAAACTCCAAACCAATGTAACCACTGCCGAGGATGATCAGATGCTCAGGTAGCTGTTCTAGCTCCATAATTGACTCACTCGTTAGAAATCCGGTTTCCTTGAGTCCGGGTAGGGGCGGAATCAACGGTCGTGTACCTGTGTTGATAAACAACCGCTCTGCACTGAGTATCCGGGTGATACCTTCAGGTGTTACAACTTCGATCGTTTTAGAATCAACAAATCGTGCTGTACCAATGATCAAGTTTTTACCTAAAGCCGCTGCTAAATTGTGCAAATTCATTTCACGTGCAGATAGCACCACCGATCGCTTTCGTTGGATTACCTCTGCTAAATTAACGGTAGGTACATTAGTCTTAACGCCATAAACGGCACTGTTCCGGACTGTATGGGCAACCTCCGCACTTGCCACCATTGTTTTGGTAGGAATGCAGGCGATGTTGATACATCCACCCCCAATCATCGTTGAACTGCGCTCCACCAGAGCGGTTTTGCGTCCAGCCATAACGAGTGCAGGTGCCAATGTTTTACCTGCTTTACCACCGCCAATCACAATGTCATCGTAGTATTCCGTGTTCATTCATATTTCCTTGTTCTAATATCGGCACGTTCAGCTTGATTTTTTACAAACTTCTGGCGGGTCATTATTTGTAGTCATCATTGCCCCGCCAGGCTCTTTAGAACGAATCTTTCATCTCAGATGAAGAAGGCATTCATACCGTCAATGTCAGAAAGGAAAGTCTCAATCTCGGTAATCTTGCCATTCTTGAGCCGACAGACTATAGCCACATACTCGTCGAGGAGACGATCGCCTTGCTGTGCCGTATTGTGCAATGACAGCGCCATATTGTCTCGACTAACAAGAATATGCAGTAGCTCAAATTTCAGCCCATAGCTTGCAAGTTTGCGGGCACGATCGATGACGGCATCGGCTCCACTGGCAGTGCCTGAGATTGTGTTATCGCCTGGCCATGTCCACTGTGCATCATCTGCAAGGAGGACATGGATTGCGCTCCAATCTCGCGCAGCAAGTGCCGCATGGAAACGGTGGGCAATGTCGAGCTTTGCATCGCGATCAACTGCTGATGCAACGACCTTTGTTTGAGAACGTGGCTCCATGTTCATGATTGTGATTCTCCTGTTCTATTTGCTCTTCGTTTTTAGCGATAGATAGTTGTCTGAACACCCATTCGTAATCTCATGTAGTTACTTCATTGCTGCCACAACCTCATCTGTGGACAGAACAGCGTTGGCAACATACCCAAAATTGATCAGTGCTGCCTTGTAACCGTCGCCCAACTCTGGATGGCGTGGGGCAGCCGTGGCATCTTTGACGACAAGCACCTCAAATCCCTGTTCAATCAAGTCACGCAAGTGAGCTTCAACACAAAGATTTGCCAGCATTCCGAGCAGAATAACTTTGCTGAGGTTGCGCTTACGTAGTTGTAAAACGAGGTCATTGCTCTGCGGTCCATAGACCTTATGGGGACTGACCACGATCGTCTTGCCATCCTCGATAAAAGGCTTGTAGCGATCGAGCCAATCCGCACCCGATCCTAAGAACCCATCAAGAGTGAGGGGGCCACTGCGAGTAAATTCCTTTACCCCCAGCATCATCTGTTCCAGGGTTCCGACAAATTGCCAGTTGTAGTCGGTGGGATAGTAATAGTGGGGAGAGATGAACACCTCAAAACCGTTCTGCTTTGCCGCTTTGAAGATGCGCTCAATGTTCTCGACGGTCTTGTTCTCCTTGACGCTATCACCCACCAAATCCCAGGAAACCCCGGTTTCACTCAAGACATCATTTTGCGGATCGATGACGACGATCGCGGTGTCATTTTTGTTGATGTTCATATCTCTTCTTGTGTGTTTACAGTTTGATTTGTAAGGGCGCGATCTCGCTGAATATTCTCAACCTCTTTACCCGCATTCTCAAATGCGAACTGTATAGTCCATCGACAATGATCAACCGATTAACCAGGCAATATAAAGAGATGGCATTCTTGTAGGGTGCTGTATAGCCTTCGGCATTAAAGAAAAGCGATAGCGTAATGCACCCAAATCATGATCTGACCTCCCTTTAAGCGATGGAGCGGCTGAGCCAGTCCTCGAAACAGGTCGAACCAATGAGCGAGTTGTCTCCTGGGACGAGCGTATGATCGTCCAGCTC
Protein-coding regions in this window:
- a CDS encoding SDR family oxidoreductase translates to MAKSTPLGSITEEHFDKTFNINVKGVLFTVQKALPLLPDGASIILNASITSIKGTPAFSVYSATKAAVRSFARNWTLDLKGRQIRVNAISPGVVPTPGYDHLGLSDEQLQAFVDSQASTIPLGRVGTPDEIAKAVVFLASDDSSFVNGIELFVDGGMAQI
- a CDS encoding SDR family NAD(P)-dependent oxidoreductase — translated: MNKLKGKVALVTGGNSGIGLATAKHFVAEGAYVFITGRRQAELDAAVNAIGENIRGVQSDVSNLADLDRLFATIEQERGHLDVVFANAGVGEIDPPRINHRRTL
- a CDS encoding mercuric reductase, with protein sequence MNTEYYDDIVIGGGKAGKTLAPALVMAGRKTALVERSSTMIGGGCINIACIPTKTMVASAEVAHTVRNSAVYGVKTNVPTVNLAEVIQRKRSVVLSAREMNLHNLAAALGKNLIIGTARFVDSKTIEVVTPEGITRILSAERLFINTGTRPLIPPLPGLKETGFLTSESIMELEQLPEHLIILGSGYIGLEFAQMFRRFGSRVTVIGQREQILSSQDPDIAIAVQTLLEQEGVEFLLKATVLGAERIGNATKLQIRSADRAIHLQGSHLLVAVGRAPTTDSLNLAAAGVVKDASGFIPVNDHLETNIPGIWALGDINRGPQYTHISLDDYRIVKSNLIDGGKRSSRDRLVPSCLFIDPELAQVGLTEAAAQQQGYAIRVAKLEAAAIPRARTSGRTEGLLKAIVDSETGHILGCSLLCHAAGEMISTVQMVMQAQMSYTVLRDGVLTHPTMTEGLNLLFSKL
- a CDS encoding nuclear transport factor 2 family protein: MNMEPRSQTKVVASAVDRDAKLDIAHRFHAALAARDWSAIHVLLADDAQWTWPGDNTISGTASGADAVIDRARKLASYGLKFELLHILVSRDNMALSLHNTAQQGDRLLDEYVAIVCRLKNGKITEIETFLSDIDGMNAFFI
- a CDS encoding cysteine hydrolase yields the protein MNINKNDTAIVVIDPQNDVLSETGVSWDLVGDSVKENKTVENIERIFKAAKQNGFEVFISPHYYYPTDYNWQFVGTLEQMMLGVKEFTRSGPLTLDGFLGSGADWLDRYKPFIEDGKTIVVSPHKVYGPQSNDLVLQLRKRNLSKVILLGMLANLCVEAHLRDLIEQGFEVLVVKDATAAPRHPELGDGYKAALINFGYVANAVLSTDEVVAAMK